In Mycolicibacterium lutetiense, the sequence GGCCACCGCCCTGAGCCAACTCGACGACGCGTACCGAAATTGGATCGACGGGGTCAGGTCACTCAGCGAGGATGACCTGAAGCGCCCGTGCGGGCCCGCCGAGGGGCCCTACGGTAATGAGCCGATGGCCGTGCTGGTCCTGCACATCAACCGGGAGGTAATCCACCACGGCGCCGAAATCGCCTGCATCCGTGACCTTTACGCCCACTCATCCCACAACAAGGAGAACTGAACCATGCCAGGAATGCCCCCTCCGTCCGCCGACGAACGTCAGACCCTGATCGGGTTCGTCGCGTTTCAGCAGAACGCCTACTTCGCGGTGGCACACGGACTGACCGACGAGCAGGCCCGGTCCACACCGTCGGTCAGCGCGCTGTCGATCGGCGGGCTGATCAAACACGTCACCGGGATGCAGCAGGCGTGGACCGCCCGGGTCGAGCACGCGCCGCAATTTCCGCCGTCGGATCCCCGGCCGATGGAAGAGCAGATGGCCGACTACGCCGACCAATACGTGATGGGTGAGGACGAGACCCTGGCCGGGCTGCTCGAGGGGTTCAAGGCCCAGAACGTCGAGACGCTGCGGGTGCTCGCCGAACGGGACCTCGATACCGCGGTTCCGGTGCCCCACGAAGTGCCGTGGTTTCCGGACGACGTCGACAATTGGTCGGTCCGGTGGGTGGCCATGCACCTGATCGAGGAACTCAGCCGGCACGCCGGGCATGCCGACATCATCCGCGAATCGATCGACCGCGCAACGATGTACGAGTTGCTCGCGGCCGAGGAGCAGTGGCCCGAGACCGAGTGGATCAAGCGCTGGCGGCCCGCCGCCGTCTGAGGATCAGCGGCCGAGGACCAACCGGAGCGCACAGTCCACCACCACCTCCAGGTCGTCGCCCAGGTTGCCGCTCAGCCATTGCTGGGCGAGTTCGGCCATCGCACCGGTGTACATGGCCGCGCCGACCTGGGCGGCGACCGGGTCCGAACCCGGATGCAGCCGGCCACCCTCGGACAAGACAGCCTCGCGCAACAGGTCCTGGGTCGCTGTGCGTCGGGCGGCCAGTACCGGGTTCGCCCTGGCGTCGGTGAACAGCACCCGTCCTCGCCACGGGTCGGCCGAGCTGAAGCCCAGCACCGCGGCGATTCCGGCGCGGGTCCTGGCCCGTAGGTGGTCTCCGGCTCCGGCCGTCGCGGCCTCGACGTCGACGGCAAGGGCCGCGCTGACCTCGTCGTACACGGCCCCGAGCAGGTCGTCGGTGTCGGAAAAGCTCTCGTAGAAGTAGCGGGTGTTCAGTCCGCATTCGCGGCAGACCGAGCGCACCGACACCGCGGCCTCTCCGCCGTCCCCGAACAGCCGGAACGCCGCGTCCACCAGCAGGGCGCGTCGTTCGGCCCGGCGGTCCGTCAGCGGCACGCCGGCCCATCGCGTCGGGCTCGACATCCGTACAGACTAAGTCTGGTCACACCCGTATCCAAAATGTATTCTGGCTACAGACGTAACCAGAAGGGGGTCCCGCGTGGACATGCCGCACCAAATCCTCGAGCAGATGCTGCAGCGGAAGTTCGACACGGACATTCGTCAGCACTACTTCCGTGGCATGGAGTTCGCCGGTCCGGTGGGCGATCCGGGGTGGTTCGGCCCGGGCAGTGCCGTCTGGCACGTGCACTCCCACACCGAGGCACTCGTCTTCGGCCTGCAGTGCGCGGCATACCTGGAACGCCTCGATCCCTCGATCTACTGGATGGGCATGCACCATTCGCGGCTGGTCAAACGCGATGACGACGGCATCGCCGTTCCCGTCATCGACCCCCGGGGCGCCGCGGTGCGCCTGGGGCATTCGATCGCGTTCTTCATCGGCACCGCCTACGGCAACACCGAAACCGCCGAACGGGTGGCCAAGACCGTCCGCTCGATGCACCACACCATCAAGGGGACCCGTCCCGACGGTGCGGTCTACGACGCCGACGATCCGGACTGGCTGCGCTGGAACTACGCGACCGTGGTGTGGGGGCTGGCCACCGCGCACGAGATCTACCACCCGAACCCGTTGCGCGGTAAGAAACTTGACCGCTACTACGGCGAGTTCATCCGCGTCGGGCACGCGCTGGGCGGCACCGACCTGCCCGCAACCAAGGCCGAGACTCTGGAGTGCCTGCACTCGTATCTACCCAAGCTGGCGCTCACCTACGGCGCGGCCATGGCCACCGGCCCCAACCTGCCGATGCCGCAGAGCGCGGTGGACTGGGCGATCCGCGACACCATGCCCAAGTGGGCCAAGCAGATGATCGGGCACACCGATCCCAATCCGATCGAGCGGGCGGCCCGGCGCACCATGGTGTGGTCGATCATCAACGGTCTGCACACCGCGGCCGGTGACACCCCGGAGTTCCGCGCGGCGCAAGAACGCGTCGCCGCCGGGACCACCGTGCCGCACACCGAGCCCACTTACGTGCCCGGAACCGACCCGTCCCTGAGCCGTGAAGAGGTCGAAGAAAGTTTCGCCTCGGTGTGACGCGCGGCACAGATGTTTTTCGCCCGACCGCGGCCTTTGAGACACTGCAGCTATGAGCACTACGCCGCCGAAAACCAAGCACCGCGAGGTCGCCCGGTTGAGCCGGGTGCCGCTGCCCGTGGAAGCCGCCCGAATCGGCGCCACCGGTTGGCAGATCACCCGCACCGGGGCCCGTGTTGCCGCGAGCATGTTCGGCAGGGGTTCCCTGCAGCAGAAGGTCATCCGGCAGGTCCCGCAGACGTTCTCCGATCTGGGTCCCACCTACGTCAAGTTCGGCCAGATCATCGCGTCGAGCCCGGGCGCCTTCGGTGAGCCACTGAGCCGCGAGTTCCGCAGCCTGCTCGACCGGGTGCCGCCGGCCGATACCGACGAGGTGCACAAGTTGTTCGTGGAAGAGCTCGGCGACGAGCCCACGAACCTGTTCAAGACCTTCGACGAGAAGCCGTTTGCCTCGGCGTCGATCGCCCAGGTGCACTACGCCACGCTGCACAGCGGCGAGGAGGTGGTGGTCAAGATCCAGCGTCCGGGGATCCGCCGCCGCGTCGCCGCCGACCTGCAGATCCTCAAGCGCGGCGCACAGCTGGTGGAGCTGGCGAAACTGGGCCGGCGGCTGTCGGCTCAGGATGTGGTCGCCGACTTCGCCGAGAACCTGGCCGAGGAGCTGGACTTCCGGCTGGAGGCACAGTCGATGGACGCCTGGGTGTCGCACATGCACTCCTCGCCGCTGGGCGAGAACATCCGGGTCCCGCAGGTGTACTGGGACCTGACCAGCCAGCGGGTGTTGACCATGGAGCGGGTCACCGGGGTGCGGATCGACGACGTCGCCGCAATCCGCAAGAAGGGTTTCGACGGCACCGATCTGGTCAAGGCCCTGTTGTTCAGCGTGTTCGAGGGGGGCCTCAAGCACGGCCTGTTCCACGGGGACCTGCATGCGGGCAACCTCTACGTCGATGACGCAGGCAAGGTCGTGTTCTTCGACTTCGGCATCATGGGCCGTATCGACCCACGGACCCGCTGGCTGTTGCGCGAGCTGGTCTTTGCCCTGCTGGTCAAGAAGGACCATGCGGCCGCGGGCAAGATCGTCGTGCTGATGGGCGCGGTCGGCACCGTGAAGCCCGAGGCGGAGGCGGCCAAGGACCTGGAGAAGTTCGCCACCCCGCTGACCATGAAGTCGCTCGGCGATATGTCCTACGCCGAAATCGGCAAGCAGCTTGCCACGCTGGCCGACGCCTACGACGTCAAGCTGCCCCGCGAGCTGGTGTTGATCGGCAAGCAGTTCCTCTACGTGGAGCGTTACATGAAGCTGCTGGCCCCGAAGTGGCAGATGATGAACGATCCCCAACTCACCGGGTATTTCGCCAACTTCATGGTGGACATCAGCCGCGAGCACAAAAATTCCGACGCCGACGGGGACGAGGCCTGAATGGCCGGCATGAACGTGCGGACCGGCTTCGCCACGTCATCCGCGGAACCCGGCGATGTCGACCTCTACTACGAGGACATGGGCGACCCGAATGATCCGGCCGTGCTGCTGATCATGGGCCTGGGCGCGCAGATGCTGTTGTGGCGCACCGGGTTCTGCGAAATGCTGGTGAGCCAGGGACTACGTGTCATCCGTTACGACAACCGCGACGTCGGTCTGTCCACCAAATTGTCCGGCACGCGGGTGGATTCGCCGCTGCCGCTGCGGATGGCCCGGTCGTTTCTGGGGCTCCGGAGCCCGTCGGTCTACACGCTCGAAGACGTCGCCGACGACGCCGCCGCCCTGCTCGATCACCTCAAGATCGACACTGCCCACATCGTCGGCGGATCGATGGGCGGGATGATCGCCCAGGTGTTTGCGTCCCGGCACGCGCAGCGCACCAAGTCACTTGCGGTGATCTTCTCCAGCAACAATCAGCCGCTGTTGCCGCCGCCGGGCATCAAGCAGCTGCTGTCGGTGGTCACCGGCCCACCCGCCAATTCGTCGCGAGACGCCATCATCGACAACTCCGTTCGGATCAGCCGGATCAACGGCAGCCCTGGCTATCCCACTCCCGAGGCCGAGATCAGGGCCCAGGCCGCCGAACTGTACGACCGCGCCTACTACCCGGCCGGGATCGCCCGGCATTTCGGTGCCATTCTCGGCAGCGGCAGCCTGCGCCATCACGACAAGCGGATCAACACGCCTACCGTGGTGATCCATGGACGCTCCGACCGGTTGATGCGCCCGTTCGGGGGCCGGGCGGTGGCCCGTGCGATCGCGGGTGCGCGGCTGGTGTTGATCGACGGGATGGGCCACGAGCTACCGGAGCCGGTGTGGGATGAGATCGTCGGCGAGCTGAAGACGAACTTCGCCAGTTCCCACTGATTTCTGCATCTGCAACGTTAATTACCGGAACTTGGGTTTGCCGGGGTTTGAAAGCTCGGTAGCTGGGGAAACACGCTCTACAGTATTTTCCAGCAGTCTGGGGGGACGGCCAGGTCAAGAAGTGGCCTAGCGCAAGCTCCCGCCCGGTAGTCCCCTTCTGATAGGTGACGTATGCCAAATCAGCGTGAGCAGCTCGAACCCCATTTCGACGACGTACAAGCCCATTACGACCTGTCCGACGATTTCTTCGCCCTGTTCCTGGATCCGACCAGGACCTACAGTTGCGCGTACTTCGAGCGTGACGACATGACGCTGGAACAGGCTCAAATCGCCAAGATCGACCTGGCGTTGGGCAAGCTCGGCCTACAACCCGGAATGACCCTGCTCGACGTCGGATGTGGTTGGGGTGCAACGGCTATGCGTGCGATCGAACGCCACGACGTCAACGTCATCGGCCTCACGCTCAGCCGTAACCAGGCCGCTCGCGTGCAGCAGCGGTTCGACGAATCCGACAGCCCACGTACCAAACGGGTGTTGCTGGCGGGCTGGGAACAGTTCGACGAACCGGTGGATCGCATCGTGTCGATCGGTGCATTCGAACATTTCGGGCACGACCGCTACGACGACTTCTTCCGCTTCGCCCACAATGCCCTGCCCGCCGACGGTGTGATGCTTCTACACACCATCACCGGGCTGTTACCGCAGCAGATCATCGACCGCGGGATGCCGTTGTCGTTCGCGGTCGCCCGATTCATCAAGTTCATGGTTACCGAGATCTTCCCCGGTTCACGGTTACCGTCGATCGAGATGGTCACCGAACATGCAGCGCGCTCGTCCTTCCGACTGACCCGGCGGCAGTCACTGCAGCCGCACTATGCGCGCACCCTCGACATCTGGGCAGCCAACCTGGAGGCCAACCGTGACCAGGCCCTCAAGATCCAGTCTCAAGAGGTCTACGACCGGTACATGCATTATCTGACCGGATGCGCGGGCTGCTTCCGGACCGGTTACATCGACGTCAACCAGTTCACCCTGCATGTCGTGGATTAATTTCCTTCGCTGACGCCGTACCGCCTGAACGCTTTCCCCGGGACATCCTGCCCAATTGGCGTTTCAGAAGTAATCCGTTTTGTTTGCCAGTGAATTCATTGACGGTGACGACAACCGGTTCAGCGGGGGTGTCTGCGGTACCCTGGATTCGCGAGCAGAACTCTACGGCTTGGAGCATATCTAATATGTCCAAATTGACACCGAAATATGAAGAACTGCAGTCGATCTACGATATCTCAAATGAATTCTACGAACTGTTTCTAGGCCCCACAATGGGCTATACCTGCGGTTATTTCGAGCGCGAAGACATGACCGGCGACGAAGCCCAGATCGCCAAGTTCGATCTGTCGCTGGGCAAGCTGGGGCTTGAACCAGGGATGACGCTGCTAGATATCGGCTGCGGCTGGGGCGCAGGCATGGCGCGCGCAATCGAGAAGTACGACGTCAACGTCATCGGACTGACGCTGAGTGGCGAGCAGCGTGAATACGCCGTCGAAAAGCTTTCCAGGATTCCCACCGAACGTAATGTCGAGGTTCGGCTCCAGGGGTGGGAAGAGTTCGATGACAAGGTCGACCGCATCGTATCGATCGGCGCCTTCGAGCATTTCGGATTCGAGCGGTATCCGGCGTTTTTCGAGACGGCCTATAACGCGCTGCCCGGCGGCGGCACCATGTTGCTGCACAACATCACCGGATTCGACCTTCGCCAAGCCCAGAAGCTCGGCCTGCCCATGACGTTCGAAGACGCCCGGTTCGCCAGGTTCATCATGACCGAGATCTTCCCCGGCGGCCGGCTGCCCTCGGTGTCGATGGAGGAGGAGAAAGCGACCGACGCCGGGTTCACGCTCGCCCAGCGCCAGGAGATTGGTCCTCACTACGTCCGGACGCTCGAGATCTGGGCCGATGCGCTCGAGGCCCACAAGGACCGGGCCATCGCGATCCAGGGCCAAGAGGCGTACGACCGCTACGACAAGTACCTCAACGGCTGCCAGAAATATTTCGCCTCGGGCCACATCAGCGTGCATCAGTTCACGCTGCAGAAGTAGTTTCACGCGAGCTGTCGGATCACGGCGCCGTCGTTCGTCGGATGGGTAGAGAGTGGAACAGAGGGTTCTCACTCGCCGACGCCGGGAGATGACGATGTACTACTTCGCTTTATTGATCAGCCAGGACGTAGAACTGGCACCTGAGCAGCGGGCCGAGGGCATGGCTGCCTTCCAGGCATTTCACGCCAAGGCCACGTCGGCGATCCGGGCCGGCGACGCGCTGGACAAAGGCGCTGCCGCCACCCGTATCGCCGGAGGCCCCGACCACCCGACGGTCACCGACGGCCCGTACGCCGAGGGCGCCGAGGTGGCTTGCGGCTACTACGTGTTCGAGGCCGACAATCTCGACGAAGCGCTGGCCCTGGCCCGCGATATCCCGGTCGCCCAGTTCGGCGCGGTCGAGGTGTGGCCGATGGTCCATTGGCAGGCCCCCGAACAGCCGCTCGGCAACGATTGGCTGGCCCTGCTACTGGAGCGGCCGGAGGACGTCAACACGCCTGGCACCGACGAATGGAACCAGCAGGCGGGCCGACACGTCGAACTCGCCAAGACCATCGGCGACAGGACGCTCGCCGGCGCGCCGCTGCATCCACCGTCCACCGCTACCACCGTGCGCGTGCGTGACGGCAAGGTGGTGCTGACCGACGGCCCGTACGCCGAGGGCGCTGAGGTGGCCAACGGCTTCTACGTGCTGCGGGCATCGGATCGGGAGGAGGCGGTCAAGCTGGCGTCGATGATTCCGGCATCGGCCATCGAGGTCCGCCAGTTGGCCGGGGTTTCGGGCCTGTAATCGTCAATGACCGCATTGGACGGCGTCTTTCGGCGCGAGTGGGGCCCGGTGGTGGCCACCATCGCCCGCTGGTCGGGTGATCTCACCGTGGCCGAGGACGCCGTCCAGGAGGCCTGCGCACAGGCGCTCCAGGTATGGCCGGCCGACGGCGTGCCCGCCAATCCCGGTGCGTGGTTGACCACAGTGGCACGCAACCGGGCCCTGGACCGCCTTCGGCGTGAATCTTCCCGTCCCGGAAAGGAACTCGCAGCGGTGTACGAGCAGGTGAACGCATCCGACGGTACCGAGCTGCACCCGGTGCGCGATGACGAGCTGCGGATGATGTTCACCTGCGCTCATCCTGCACTGGACCGTAGCGCGCAGCTGGCCCTGACGCTGCGTCTGATCTCCGGCCTCACCGTCACCGAGATCGCCCGTGCCGTGCTGCAGTCCGAGGCCGCGGTGGGTCAGCGAATCACCAGGGCCAAGAACAAGATTCGCCAGGCCAACATCCCGTTGCGGGTTCCGCCACCGGAGCTCCTTGCCGAGCGCACGCCACACGTTCTCGGCTGTATCTACTCGGTGTTCACCGAGGGCTACTGGTCGACCGGCGGACCCTCGGCCATCCGTGACGAGTTGTGCGATGAGGGTGTCCGGCTCGCGGGTGAACTGTGTTCGTTGATGCCCGGCAACCGCGACGCCCATGCTCTGGCCGCGCTTGTGCTGCTGCATGATTCACGCCGCCGGACCCGGGTGGACGAGAGCGGGGCGTTGACACCGCTGGATGAGCAGGACCGTAGCCATTGGGATCGTTGCCGTATCTCCCGGGGGCTGGAGCAGTTGCGTTTGGCCGACGGCGCACCTGGCACATATCTTCCGCAGGCGGTGATCGCGGCGCTGCATGCGACAGCACCCACCTGGCAGCTCACCGACTGGGGCACCATCTGCCTGGCCTACGACCAGTTGGCGGCGATGACGGACTCGCCGGTCGTGCGCGCCAATCGTGCACTCGCTGTTGGCTTTCGCGATGGATTCCCGGCCGGGCTGGCCGCACTCGACGAGGTCGCCGATGATCCGCGGCTGGCCCGGATGAACGCGGTGGCGCCGATCCGGGCGGACCTGCTGCGCCGGGCCGGCCGGCTGAGCGAAGCCCAGCGCTGGTACCGCATCGCGCTCGACGGCGAGAGCGCTGGGTCTGAGCCGGCGCGCGCCTTCCTGCGACGCCGCCTCGCCGAATGCATCACCCCTTAAACCCCCAACAGACGCAAAAGTGCCCCAAATCCGTAGATTTGGGGCACTTTTGTGTCTGCTCGCGCAGAGAAAATTACGCCTCGGTGAAGTTCCGGGTCACCGACGGGTCAACCGGGATACCCGGGCCCGTGGTGGTGGAGACGGTCACCTTCTTGAGGTAACGCCCCTTCGAGGACGACGGCTTGGCACGCAGCACCTCGTCGAGGGCGGCGCCGTAGTTCTCGGCCAGCTTGTCCTCGTCGAAGGACGCCTTGCCGATCACGAAGTGCAGGTTGGCCTGCTTGTCGACGCGGAAGTTGATCTTGCCGCCCTTGATGTCGGCCACAGCCTTGGTGACATCGGGGGTGACGGTGCCGGTCTTGGGGTTCGGCATCAGACCGCGCGGGCCCAGCACGCGGGCGATCCGACCGACCTTGGCCATCTGATCCGGGGTGGCGATCGCGGCGTCGAAGTCCAGGAAACCGCCCTGGATCTTCTCGATCAGGTCGTCGCTGCCGACGATATCGGCGCCGGCGGCCAGCGCCTGCTCTGCCTTCTCACCGACGGCGAACACGGCGACGCGGGCGGTCTTACCGGTGCCGTGCGGCAGGTTGACGGTGCCGCGGACCATCTGGTCAGCCTTGCGGGGGTCCACACCGAGGCGGATGGCGACCTCGACGGTGGCGTCCTGCTTCTTGGAGGAAGTCTCCTTGGCCAGCTTCGCAGCCTCAAGCGGGGTGTAGAGCTTGTCCCGGTCGATCTTCTCCGCGGCTTCGCGGTATGCCTTGCTGTTCTTGCTCATTGAATCTCCAATTCAGAGTCTGTGGTTGGCGGGCCGAAGCGGGCCCTCCCACGTCTTGCAGTAGTGCCGAAATTATTCGACGGTGATGCCCATGGAGCGGGCCGTGCCGGCGATGATCTTCGACGCAGCGTCGATGTCGTTGGCGTTGAGATCGGCCTTCTTGGTCTCGGCGATCTCGCGAACCTGATCCCAGGTCACCTTGGCGACCTTGGTCTTGTGCGGTTCGCCCGAACCCTTGGGCACACCGGCGGCCTTGAGCAGCAGCTTGGCGGCGGGCGGGGTCTTCAGTGCGAAAGTGAAGCTGCGATCCTCGTAGACGGTGATCTCCACGGGGATGACGTTTCCGCGCTGCGACTCGGTCGCGGCGTTGTACGCCTTGCAGAACTCCATGATGTTGACGCCGTGCTGGCCAAGTGCAGGACCGACCGGCGGGGCGGGGTTGGCCTGCCCGGCCTGGATCTGCAGCTTGATGAGCCCGGCGACCTTCTTTTTCTTCGGGGCCATGCTTCTGGTGTTCCTTTACTTGCTCATCCAAGGGCGTGAAACGCCCGTTGTTACTAGCCGCTGGGAGCGACTAAATCTTGGAGACCTGGTTGAAGGTAAGTTCGACAGGTGTCTCGCGGCCGAAGATGGACACCAGCACCTTGAGCTTCTGCTGTTCGGCGTTGACCTCGCTGATGGAGGCGGGCAGCGTCGCGAACGGGCCGTCCATGACGGTGACGGACTCGCCGACCTCGAAATCGACCAGGATCTCGGGCCGTTCGAGGGTGGCCTCGGTGCTGGCACCGGCCGCAGCGGCGGCGCTGGACTTGGCGGGCTTCTTGGCTGCGCCCTGCGGCAGCAGGAACTTCACCACGTCGTTCAGCGACAGCGGGGACGGACGCGAGGTGGCGCCGACGAATCCGGTGACACCCGGGGTGTTGCGCACCGCGCCCCACGACTCGTCGTTGAGCTCCATGCGCACCAGGATGTAGCCCGGCAGCACCTTGCGGTTGACCTGCTTGCGCTGGCCGTTCTTGATCTCGGTGACCTCTTCGGTGGGCACCTCGACCTGGAAGATGTAGTCGCCGACGTCCAGGTTCTGCACGCGGGTTTCGAGGTTGGCTTTCACCTTGTTCTCGTAGCCGGCGTAAGAGTGGATGACGTACCAGTCGCCGGGCTTGAGCCGCAGCTCCTTCTTGAGCGCGACTGCCGGGTCTTCGTCTTCGTCGACAGTCTCTTCGTCAGCAGCAGGCGCCTCATCGGAGGCCTCGGCCTCGGTCTCGTCGACCGTCTCGGTCTCGTCGACCGTCTCGGCAGCCTCTTCGCTGTCGGCCAGATCGTCGGTCTGCGACTCGACGCCGTCGACGGCCCCTTGATCCTGAGCCGGATCGTCGGCAACGGTCTCGTCGCCGTCGAACGTGGTCACGTTGTCAGTCCTCTCTCAAATTCCAGATCAGGTGCCGAACACCAGCGACACCAGTCGCGCGAGTCCGAGGTCGGTGCCGGAGATCAGCGCGACCATGAACACCAGGAAGGTCAGCACCACGGTGGTGTAGCTGACCATCTGCTTACGGTTCGGCCAGATCACCTTGCGGAGCTCGGCTACGACCTGCTGCAGATAATTGACGACGAACATGATCGGGTTGCGCGACGGCCCGGTCTTCTTGGCCTTCTTGGCCTTGGCCTTCTTCGACTTTCCGGAGTCGGCCTTGGCATCGTCGGTCGACGCGTCACTGTCGGCTTCGTCGCTGTCGACCTCACCGACCACGCGACGGGTCCGCTTACCGGTCGGACGCAGCGGCCCGGTCGGACGCAGCGGCCCGGTCGCCACCGCGGTCTGACCGCTGGTGGTGTCCACTGCCCCGGCGTCGGTGCCAGCGTCGGTTCCGGTGTCGTCTGCGGAGCCGGCACCTTCACGCTCGTCGCTCACCGCATGCTCCGTTCATGTCTAGCGGACTGGTTTGTTGCGGTCACCTTCCAGTGTCCACATGTTGTCGAGTATTCAGTTTGAGCAGGGGCGACAGGACTTGAACCTGCAACCTGCGGTTTTGGAGACCGCTGCTCTGCCAGTTGAGCTACGCCCCTCTGTCGGTGACATGCTGGCGCTTCCGCCACCGTACTGCGCCGAGCCTTACACAATTCACGCGCGGCCCGTTCATGGTCAAGCCAACGGACAGCGCGCTGAAATGGGAAAAACCCCGAGTGCCGAGTGTACCCGGCGTGGGCGCCAGACACTAATCCCGACTGCTACTCCCCGGCAGCCTTGCGAATAACCTGCCCGGATTCCGGATCCCACTTCACCTGGACGGAGTTGTCACCCTCGTGACCCATCAGCGTGGTGTATCCGTCCAGCACCACCTCACCGTTGTCGTCGGTGCACACATTGTGGGTGACGACAATGTCAGCGCCGAAGCGTCGATCAACCGAGGCGATCACCATCGTGGCGTGCAGCCGGTCGCCAACCTTGACCGGCCGGTGGTAGACGAACTTCTGGTCAACCTGGAGGATCTGCATGGTTTCCATGCCGAGGTCGACATTGCGGAAGAAGTCGGCCTGCACCTGCAGCGCGAAGATGGAGGAGAAGGTCGGGCCCGCGACGAGCGCATCGTGGCCGAGGGCGGCTGCGGCTTCCTCGTCGAAGCTGGCCGGATCGTCGGCCTTGACCGACCGTGCGAACTGCCGCACATGTTCACGACCGACTTCGAAAACCTCGGGGTACTCGTAAACGATGCCCAGGATGTCAGCCTTCAGTGCCATGGCCAGATCTCCTTACGCCAGTTTCGCGGTCGCTGTGGCCCGCCCGAAGATCTTCTTTCCACCTGCGGTCGCCGAGATGGCGAGGGTGACAAGTTTCTGCTCGGCATCCACGGACTTGACCCGTCCGTTGAAGATGATCTCGGCGCCGACGCCGTCGTTGGGAACCGGCACGACCGCGGTGAAACGGACGTTGTACTCGGTGACTGCGGCCGGGTCGCCGACCCAGGCGGTGACGTAGCCGCCACCGAGGCCCATGGTCAGCATGCCGTGGGCGATCGCGGTGTCGAGGCCGACCTGCTTGGCGATCTCGTCGTCCCAGTGGATCGGGTTGAGGTCACCGGACACGCCGGCGTAGTTGACCAGATCTCCACGGGTCAGCGGGATCACCCGCTCCGGAAGCGTGTCACCGACGTTGACCGAACTGAACTCGCGCAGCGCCATCAGTTAAAACCCTCTTCTCCGTCGCCTGCACGCCCGGCCAGGGTCGTGTAGGCCTCCTGGACCACATCACCCGTGTCATCGGTGATGATGTTCTTGGTCACGATGATGTCAGTGCCGTGCGCCTTGCGTACGGAATGCACGTACACGTCGCAGTACAGCTTGTCGCCCGCCTTGACCGGCTTGAGGAACTTCAGCTCCTGGTCGACCTGGACGATCTGCGCATCCTGGATGCCGATGTCGGCCCACTCGAAGAACGCCCACTGTGCCTGGTAACCGAAGATGCAGATAAA encodes:
- a CDS encoding DinB family protein, whose product is MPGMPPPSADERQTLIGFVAFQQNAYFAVAHGLTDEQARSTPSVSALSIGGLIKHVTGMQQAWTARVEHAPQFPPSDPRPMEEQMADYADQYVMGEDETLAGLLEGFKAQNVETLRVLAERDLDTAVPVPHEVPWFPDDVDNWSVRWVAMHLIEELSRHAGHADIIRESIDRATMYELLAAEEQWPETEWIKRWRPAAV
- a CDS encoding TetR/AcrR family transcriptional regulator, which codes for MSSPTRWAGVPLTDRRAERRALLVDAAFRLFGDGGEAAVSVRSVCRECGLNTRYFYESFSDTDDLLGAVYDEVSAALAVDVEAATAGAGDHLRARTRAGIAAVLGFSSADPWRGRVLFTDARANPVLAARRTATQDLLREAVLSEGGRLHPGSDPVAAQVGAAMYTGAMAELAQQWLSGNLGDDLEVVVDCALRLVLGR
- a CDS encoding oxygenase MpaB family protein → MDMPHQILEQMLQRKFDTDIRQHYFRGMEFAGPVGDPGWFGPGSAVWHVHSHTEALVFGLQCAAYLERLDPSIYWMGMHHSRLVKRDDDGIAVPVIDPRGAAVRLGHSIAFFIGTAYGNTETAERVAKTVRSMHHTIKGTRPDGAVYDADDPDWLRWNYATVVWGLATAHEIYHPNPLRGKKLDRYYGEFIRVGHALGGTDLPATKAETLECLHSYLPKLALTYGAAMATGPNLPMPQSAVDWAIRDTMPKWAKQMIGHTDPNPIERAARRTMVWSIINGLHTAAGDTPEFRAAQERVAAGTTVPHTEPTYVPGTDPSLSREEVEESFASV
- a CDS encoding ABC1 kinase family protein; this translates as MSTTPPKTKHREVARLSRVPLPVEAARIGATGWQITRTGARVAASMFGRGSLQQKVIRQVPQTFSDLGPTYVKFGQIIASSPGAFGEPLSREFRSLLDRVPPADTDEVHKLFVEELGDEPTNLFKTFDEKPFASASIAQVHYATLHSGEEVVVKIQRPGIRRRVAADLQILKRGAQLVELAKLGRRLSAQDVVADFAENLAEELDFRLEAQSMDAWVSHMHSSPLGENIRVPQVYWDLTSQRVLTMERVTGVRIDDVAAIRKKGFDGTDLVKALLFSVFEGGLKHGLFHGDLHAGNLYVDDAGKVVFFDFGIMGRIDPRTRWLLRELVFALLVKKDHAAAGKIVVLMGAVGTVKPEAEAAKDLEKFATPLTMKSLGDMSYAEIGKQLATLADAYDVKLPRELVLIGKQFLYVERYMKLLAPKWQMMNDPQLTGYFANFMVDISREHKNSDADGDEA
- a CDS encoding alpha/beta fold hydrolase, with protein sequence MNVRTGFATSSAEPGDVDLYYEDMGDPNDPAVLLIMGLGAQMLLWRTGFCEMLVSQGLRVIRYDNRDVGLSTKLSGTRVDSPLPLRMARSFLGLRSPSVYTLEDVADDAAALLDHLKIDTAHIVGGSMGGMIAQVFASRHAQRTKSLAVIFSSNNQPLLPPPGIKQLLSVVTGPPANSSRDAIIDNSVRISRINGSPGYPTPEAEIRAQAAELYDRAYYPAGIARHFGAILGSGSLRHHDKRINTPTVVIHGRSDRLMRPFGGRAVARAIAGARLVLIDGMGHELPEPVWDEIVGELKTNFASSH
- a CDS encoding cyclopropane mycolic acid synthase family methyltransferase, whose protein sequence is MPNQREQLEPHFDDVQAHYDLSDDFFALFLDPTRTYSCAYFERDDMTLEQAQIAKIDLALGKLGLQPGMTLLDVGCGWGATAMRAIERHDVNVIGLTLSRNQAARVQQRFDESDSPRTKRVLLAGWEQFDEPVDRIVSIGAFEHFGHDRYDDFFRFAHNALPADGVMLLHTITGLLPQQIIDRGMPLSFAVARFIKFMVTEIFPGSRLPSIEMVTEHAARSSFRLTRRQSLQPHYARTLDIWAANLEANRDQALKIQSQEVYDRYMHYLTGCAGCFRTGYIDVNQFTLHVVD
- a CDS encoding cyclopropane mycolic acid synthase family methyltransferase; the protein is MSKLTPKYEELQSIYDISNEFYELFLGPTMGYTCGYFEREDMTGDEAQIAKFDLSLGKLGLEPGMTLLDIGCGWGAGMARAIEKYDVNVIGLTLSGEQREYAVEKLSRIPTERNVEVRLQGWEEFDDKVDRIVSIGAFEHFGFERYPAFFETAYNALPGGGTMLLHNITGFDLRQAQKLGLPMTFEDARFARFIMTEIFPGGRLPSVSMEEEKATDAGFTLAQRQEIGPHYVRTLEIWADALEAHKDRAIAIQGQEAYDRYDKYLNGCQKYFASGHISVHQFTLQK
- a CDS encoding YciI family protein; translated protein: MYYFALLISQDVELAPEQRAEGMAAFQAFHAKATSAIRAGDALDKGAAATRIAGGPDHPTVTDGPYAEGAEVACGYYVFEADNLDEALALARDIPVAQFGAVEVWPMVHWQAPEQPLGNDWLALLLERPEDVNTPGTDEWNQQAGRHVELAKTIGDRTLAGAPLHPPSTATTVRVRDGKVVLTDGPYAEGAEVANGFYVLRASDREEAVKLASMIPASAIEVRQLAGVSGL